Proteins from a genomic interval of Spea bombifrons isolate aSpeBom1 chromosome 4, aSpeBom1.2.pri, whole genome shotgun sequence:
- the ILF3 gene encoding LOW QUALITY PROTEIN: interleukin enhancer-binding factor 3 (The sequence of the model RefSeq protein was modified relative to this genomic sequence to represent the inferred CDS: deleted 1 base in 1 codon), producing the protein MRPMRIFLNDDRHVMAKHSVVYPTQEELEAVQNMVSHTERALKAVSDWIDQQEKVLITEAAQPEAEVTEDSTEDSKDSEAKTGENPTRTLRGVMRVGLVAKGLLLKGDLDLELVLLCKDKPTISLLKKVAENLIVQFASVSEEKYDVIQNIREASIVIKNTKEPALTLNIRLTSPLVREEIEKINAGETISVSDPPDVLDRHKCLAALASLRHAKWFQARANGLKSCVIVIRVLRDLCTRVPTWEPLRGWPLELLCEKAIGTANRPMGAGEALRRVLECLSSGILMPDGPGLYDPCEKEATDALGHLERQQREDITQSAQHALRLAAFGQLHKVLGMDPLPTKLPAKKPVPEPTIDYTVQIPPSTTYVMPALKRPIDEDGEDKSPSKKKKKIQKKDEKSEPPQAMNALMRLNQLKPGLQYKLLSQTGPVHAPIFTMSVEVDDKTFEATGPSKKTAKLRVAVKVLQDMGLPTGLEEKEEEASAADEADQKAAAQASAQQADSSQAETGSPSEQAEGSKQQGPILTKHGKNPVMELNEKRRGLKYELISETGGSHDKKFVMEVEVDNVKFQGSGSNKKVAKAYAALAALEKLFPNFTTYTEAPKKKRPPMMPRGGPKFAGKHNQGFGMMYNEVPPPQMRGRGGRGGGMNRGRGRGRGGFGGGYMNSGGYGGGYGSGYGGGYNYQNSATAGYSQFYSNGGASGNQGGGAGSGGYSSYYQGDSYSAPTPPKPFVNKKPPPQAPQQQPPSSQQPPHMGAPPKQPYSQGYQSHQTPAAQSYNQSQYGNYGPRRNRREAMARHLRAVEVVGPTPTPTPTQGELPQGTVEEKVLLAEVAARTRLALVTMQVHTLATADQAIPHHTKATHNPITIKVLDKATVALQVHFSPLKVDPVDSAETQITA; encoded by the exons ATG CGTCCCATGCGCATCTTCTTGAATGATGACCGCCATGTGATGGCCAAACACTCGGTAGTGTATCCGACCCAAGAGGAGCTAGAAGCTGTTCAGAACATGGTGTCTCACACGGAGAGGGCCCTGAAAGCCGTGTCCGACTGGATTGATCAGCAGGAAAAGGTTCTCATCACGGAAGCAGCACAGCCAGAAGCAGAAGTTACAGAGGATTCTACAGAAGACAGCAAGGATAG TGAGGCCAAAACTGGGGAAAACCCAACTAGGACTCTACGTGGAGTGATGAGAGTTGGCCTTGTCGCAAAAGGTCTTCTTCTCAAGGGCGACTTGGATTTGGAGCTGGTTCTCTTGTGCAAGGATAAACCCACCATCTCTCTCCTGAAGAAAGTAGCAGAAAATCTAATTGTACAGTTTGCG TCTGTTTCTGAAGAGAAGTACGATGTCATCCAGAATATCAGAGAAGCCTCAATTGtaatcaaaaacacaaaagagccTGCTCTAACACTTAATATTCGCCTGACATCCCCCCTGGTACGCGAGGAGATAGAGAAGATAAATGCTGGAG AAACGATATCAGTCAGCGATCCTCCGGACGTTCTGGACAGGCACAAATGCCTTGCTGCATTGGCGTCACTCCGACACGCCAAGTGGTTCCAg GCTAGGGCAAATGGGTTAAAATCCTGTGTTATTGTCATCCGTGTGCTTCGGGATCTCTGCACACGTGTACCAACGTGGGAGCCGCTACGTGGATGG CCTCTTGAGCTCCTGTGtgaaaaggccattggaacagcAAATAGACCAATGGGGGCCGGCGAAGCCCTCAGGCGAGTTCTCGAATGCCTTAGCTCCGGAATTCTTATGCCAG aTGGGCCTGGCCTCTATGACCCGTGTGAAAAAGAAGCAACTGATGCACTTGGACACCTTGAGAGACAGCAAAGAGAGGACATCACCCAGAGCGCACAA CATGCACTGAGACTGGCTGCTTTTGGTCAGCTGCACAAAGTCCTTGGGATGGACCCTCTGCCTACAAAGCTACCTGCAAAGAAACCAGTTCCTGAGCCAACCATAGACTACACAG TCCAAATCCCTCCCAGCACAACCTACGTAATGCCAGCCCTGAAGCGCCCCATTGACGAGGACGGAGAAGACAAATCGCCAagtaagaagaaaaagaagattcAAAAGAAAG ATGAGAAGAGCGAGCCTCCTCAAGCCATGAATGCCCTGATGAGGCTGAACCAGTTGAAGCCAGGTCTGCAGTACAAACTCCTGTCCCAGACAGGCCCAGTGCATGCTCCCATATTCACAATGTCAGTAGAAGTAGATGACAAAACATTTGAAGCCACTGGACCTTCAAAGAAGACCGCCAAGCTGCGTGTTGCTGTGAAG GTGTTGCAGGACATGGGTCTTCCCACTGGGCtcgaagagaaagaagaagaagcatcGGCAGCTGATGAAGCGGACCAGAAAGCAGCAGCCCAAGCTTCGGCTCAACAAGCCGACTCTTCCCAGGCTGAGACCGGATCCCCCTCTGAGCAGGCGGAG GGCTCAAAGCAGCAGGGGCCTATACTTACGAAGCATGGAAAGAATCCGGTTATGGAGCTGAACGAGAAAAGACGTGGCTTAAAGTATGAGCTAATCTCGGAAACTGGAGGCAGCCACGACAAGAAGTTTGTGATGGAG GTTGAAGTCGATAACGTTAAGTTCCAAGGATCCGGCTCGAACAAGAAAGTAGCAAAAGCTTATGCTGCACTTGCTGCTCTTGAAAAACTTTTCCCAAACTTCACCACATACACGGAGGCACCTAAAAAGAAGAGGCCTCCCATGATGCCCAGGGGTGGCCCCAAGTTTGCAGGAAAG CATAACCAAGGATTTGGCATGATGTACAACGAAGTCCCGCCGCCTCAAATGCGTGGCCGTGGcgggagaggaggaggaatgaATCGCGGCAGAGGTCGGGGCCGCGGCGGCTTTGGAGGAGGCTACATGAATTCAG GTGGATACGGTGGAGGATACGGTTCAGGCTATGGTGGAGGCTACAACTATCAGAATTCTGCCACGGCTGGATACA GTCAGTTCTACAGTAACGGAGGAGCTTCGGGCAACCAAGGTGGCGGTGCCGGCTCTGGAGGCTACAGCAGCTACTACCAGGGGGATAGCTACTCTGCGCCAACGCCACCCAAGCCGTTTGTGAACAAGAAACCACCACCTCAGGCACCCCAGCAGCAACCGCCTTCCTCTCAGCAACCCCCACACATGGGTGCCCCACCTAAACAGCCCTACAGCCAGGGCTACCAGTCACACCAAACACCAGCCGCACAATCCTACAACCAAAGCCAGTACGGCAACTACGGCCCT CGCAGAAACAGAAGGGAGGCTATGGCCAGGCACCTCAGGGCGGTGGAAGTGGTGGGTCCTACTCCTACTCCAACTCCTACTCAGGGGGAGCTTCCTCAG GGTACGGTGGAGGAGAAGGTGCTGTTGGCCGAGGTGGCAGCTCGTACACGCCTGGCTCTGGTTACAATGCAGGTTCACACTCTGGCTACGGCGGACCAAGCAATACCTCATCATACCAAG GCTACACACAATCCAATTACAATCAAGGTCCTGGACAAGGCTACGGTGGCCCTCCAAGTTCATTTCAGCCCCCTCAAGGTGGACCCGGTGGATTCGGCAGAAACACAGATCACAGCATGA
- the LOC128492336 gene encoding beta-1,3-galactosyltransferase 5-like has protein sequence MNNPPTSSLLRCQGKLKSMLFGIYLLTVLFIGYQSNTYYRKINITVPVTDRITLPPPLYPYLIEERTKCMRAPPFLLLLIPSPPQDSSVRDALRKTWANESLVAGISTMRLFLLGRTLDKSAQEKVERESEIHHDIVQQDFVDSYGNLTLKTLMGFEWVYRLCPNVSYVMKVDSDMFLNPWFLVRRILEPEKPVKVRFFTGLVLVGSTPFRDKQSKWYIPPSVYPKNYYPPYCSGTGYVFSGDIAASVYKSIRTVPIFPLEDVFVGMCLEASGIKISRTSGNLFTLERLDYNRCKFARMVTVHHYKPNDLLSLWPDFVDAVKSCS, from the coding sequence ATGAACAATCCACCAACCTCAAGTTTATTAAGATGCCAAGGAAAATTAAAGAGCATGCTGTTCGGGATTTACTTGCTTACAGTCCTCTTTATCGGGTACCAGAGCAATACCTACTATAGAAAGATAAATATTACTGTTCCGGTGACAGACCGTATTACCCTACCACCTCCTTTATACCCTTATCTCATAGAAGAAAGGACAAAATGTATGAGAGCTCCTCCATTTCTGTTGTTACTTATCCCATCGCCGCCCCAGGATTCCTCCGTCAGAGACGCCTTAAGGAAGACCTGGGCCAACGAGAGCTTAGTCGCCGGCATATCGACCATGAGGCTTTTCCTTTTGGGACGTACGTTGGACAAAAGCGCTCAAGAGAaggtggagagagagagtgaaatcCACCACGATATCGTTCAGCAGGACTTCGTCGACTCCTATGGCAATTTGACGCTCAAGACGTTGATGGGCTTCGAGTGGGTTTATCGCCTTTGTCCAAACGTCAGCTACGTCATGAAGGTCGACAGCGACATGTTCCTCAATCCTTGGTTCCTGGTACGGCGTATTTTAGAGCCAGAGAAACCCGTCAAGGTGAGATTTTTCACAGGGTTGGTGCTGGTGGGAAGCACACCATTCAGGGACAAACAAAGCAAATGGTACATCCCACCTTCGGTCTACCCCAAAAACTATTACCCGCCATACTGTTCTGGCACAGGCTACGTGTTCTCTGGAGATATAGCAGCAAGCGTATACAAGAGCATAAGGACCGTACCAATATTCCCATTAGAGGACGTCTTTGTTGGGATGTGTTTGGAGGCGAGCGGGATAAAGATCTCCAGGACGTCGGGGAATCTTTTTACATTAGAGAGGTTAGATTATAACAGGTGTAAGTTTGCCAGGATGGTTACAGTTCACCATTACAAGCCAAACGACTTACTGAGTCTCTGGCCGGACTTCGTAGATGCTGTGAAGAGCTGCTCCTGA